In the genome of Fusarium fujikuroi IMI 58289 draft genome, chromosome FFUJ_chr02, one region contains:
- a CDS encoding related to glycerate kinase encodes MGSTVATPSMRVLVCPSGFKGSLQPNEAADCIEAGILAVEPNASVRKVPLVDGGEGFTQAIVTATGGSLHRVHVVGPVGEQVTSFFGLLGRKDDEPTTAVLEMAAAAGLSLVPPNRRNPGKTTTFGVGQLVLAALDAGATRILVGCGDSGTCDGGAGMLQALGARLVDVQGRVLPLAGGGESLLELGSIDLTGVDERVFKAKIDVAVNWHNVLCGPGGVANVFGPQKGSTSEQAAHLSLAMEKLADIATNILCDKNVRLAPGGGASGGLGTGLRLVGATLRPRYEVIMQYINLHSIFEDCDLVLTAEGGIDDQTPRGKIPAEVARLAKNHGLPVIAIAGTIGQGARVNYDIGIDAFTCIIQRPMSLDDAVLEAEKLTRESAETVMRIVMVGRMLGKSP; translated from the coding sequence ATGGGCTCCACTGTCGCTACACCAAGTATGAGAGTCCTTGTCTGTCCATCTGGCTTCAAGGGCAGTCTTCAGCCCAATGAGGCTGCAGACTGCATCGAAGCCGGCATCCTCGCTGTTGAACCTAATGCCTCGGTCCGCAAAGTTCCATTGGTTGATGGAGGCGAAGGTTTCACACAGGCCATTGTCACAGCTACAGGCGGTTCATTGCACCGCGTACACGTGGTCGGACCCGTGGGAGAACAAGTCACGTCATTCTTTGGTCTCCTTGGTCGCAAAGACGATGAGCCAACCACGGCCGTCCTGGAaatggctgctgctgctggcctgAGCTTAGTCCCGCCCAATCGTCGCAATCCAGGCAAGACAACAACATTTGGTGTTGGTCAACTCGTCCTTGCTGCGCTTGATGCTGGAGCCACGCGCATTCTGGTTGGATGCGGTGACTCTGGGACGTGTGATGGCGGCGCAGGGATGCTTCAAGCTCTCGGTGCAAGACTGGTTGATGTCCAAGGACGCGTCCTCCccttggctggtggtggcGAGTCACTCTTGGAACTTGGTTCTATTGACCTCACTGGAGTCGACGAGCGTGTCTTCAAAGCCAAAATTGACGTCGCTGTGAATTGGCATAACGTACTTTGCGGACCCGGCGGAGTGGCAAATGTCTTTGGTCCCCAGAAAGGATCAACCTCAGAGCAAGCCGCCCACCTCAGTCTCGCAATGGAAAAATTAGCAGACATTGCTACGAATATTCTCTGCGACAAAAATGTTCGACTTGCTCCGGGAGGCGGTGCCTCGGGAGGTCTTGGAACAGGCTTGCGCTTAGTAGGAGCTACGCTCAGACCCAGATATGAGGTCATTATGCAGTACATCAACTTGCACAGTATCTTTGAAGACTGCGATCTTGTACTTACTGCAGAGGGGGGAATCGACGATCAAACGCCGAGGGGAAAGATCCCCGCAGAAGTGGCTAGATTGGCAAAGAACCATGGACTTCCTGTGATTGCCATCGCGGGCACGATTGGACAGGGAGCCAGAGTGAACTATGACATTGGGATTGATGCTTTCACGTGTATCATACAGCGACCAATGAGTTTGGATGATGCGGTTTTGGAAGCGGAGAAGTTAACCCGTGAGAGTGCTGAGACTGTCATGAGAATTGTTATGGTTGGGCGGATGCTAGGCAAATCCCCTTGA